The Flavobacterium sp. K5-23 genome segment AGGATTATGTAGAGGCAATGTGGAGGATTTTACAACAAGACGTGCCTGAAGATTATGTAATTGCTATGGGAGAAACGACTTATGTACGTGATTTTGTCACTATGGCGTTTGCAGAAGTAGGAATAGCTCTCGAGTTTAAAGGTGAAGGTGTGAATGAAAAAGGTTTTGTTGCTTCATGTGTTAATCCTGAGTTTCAGCTTGAAATAGGGAAACAAGTAATTGCTATTGACCCTGAATATTTCCGTCCAACTGAGGTGGATTTATTAATAGGGGATCCTACTAAGTCTAAAACACAATTAGGATGGGTGCCTAAATATACTTTAAAGAGTATGGTTGAAGAAATGATGGTGTCAGATCTTGTATATGTTCAAAAAGAAAAGATGTTAAAAGATGTTCGTTTAAGTTTTAAAAAGTAATTGATTATTAGGGGGATTTTTCCTTGAAAGAAGAAGAAGAGATTATGAATGTAAATGATAAAATATACATAGCAGGACATCGCGGAATGGTAGGATCAGCTATTTTACGAGCATTGAAAGACAAAGGGTACACTAATTTTTTGTTGCGTACGTCAACTGAATTAGACTTGAGGAATCAACAAGAAGTAGCTGATTTTTTTGCAAAAGAAAAACCGGATTATGTTTTTTTGGCTGCAGCGAAGGTTGGGGGGATTATAGCCAACAATACGTATAGGGCTGATTTTATCTATGAAAATTTGATGATCCAGAATAATGTAATTCACCAAGCCTACTTAAATGGCGTAAAGAAATTGATGTTTTTAGGGTCTTCTTGCATTTATCCAAAGTTGGCACCACAACCGCTAAAAGAAGAATATCTGCTTACAGGAATTTTAGAGCCCACTAATGAACCCTATGCCATTGCCAAAATTGCGGGCATCAAGATGTGTGATGCCTATAGGAATCAATATGGTTGTAATTTTATTTCTGTAATGCCTACCAATTTATACGGCCCAAATGATAATTATGATTTGACTAATTCACATGTTTTGCCTGCAATGCTTCGTAAGTTTATAATGGCAAAACGCAATGGGGATGCATCAGTAACCATTTGGGGAACGGGTAGTCCAAAAAGAGAATTTTTGCATGCCGATGATTTAGCGGAAGCTTGTTTGTTCTTGATGAAAAATTACAATGAATCCGGATTGGTTAATATTGGAATTGGGGATGATATTTCTATTTTAGACTTGGCTTATTTGGTTAAAAAAACAGTAGGATTTGAAGGAGAAATTTTAACAGACCCTACAAAACCAGACGGAACGCCCCGAAAATTAATGGATGTTTCTAAATTAAACGGTTTGGGTTGGAAAGCCAAAATCACGTTGGAGGAAGGGATTCAAAAAGTATATGAAGAAATAAAAAATCAGGACTGGAGATAAGAAATTCCAAAAAAGGGAATAGAGTTTAAATTGTTTAGGGGTTTAATTGTTTAAAGTTGTTTGTCTCTTCAAGTATTTAAAACCAAATGAGACAAAATCGGGTGTGAATATTGGAACGGCAATACTTGATGAGATGCTTCCTTCGTCAGCATGACAAGATTGCGGGTAAACTGGATTTGATAATTGGAGAAGATCAATTTCACGAGGTTAATATCCGTAAATTATTCATATAGTGATATCATACTTACCACCCCGTCACAAGAAAAACCCTTCGATATTTAATATAATAAGAATGAGAGAAAATAACAGAAACAACTACGTCCTAATTATGGCCGGTGGAGTTGGCAGTCGGTTTTGGCCTAAGAGTCGCAACCACTTTCCCAAGCAGTTTATTGATTTTCTAGGAATAGGCAAATCGTTACTGCAATTAACTTATGAGCGTTTTGCCAAAATTTGTCCTGCGGAGAATATTTATATTTTAAGCAATCAGCAATATCTCGGTCTAATTCAGGAGCAATTGACGGGGATTTCTGCGGATAACATCTTATTAGAGCCGAGCCGCAATAATACGGCTCCTTGTATTGCGTATGCCTCGTATAAAATCTTAAAATCGAATCCGGAAGCCAATATTGTGGTGGCACCATCAGATCATTTGATTTTAAAGGAAACGGAATTTTTAGATAAGATTTCACAAGCTCTAGAATATACCGCAGCAAATGATGCCTTGGTTACCTTAGGTATTAGCCCAACACGACCAGATACAGGTTATGGCTACATTAATTTTCATAAAGAGGCTATTGATGGTGTCCATAAAGTGGAATGTTTTTTGGAAAAACCTGTTTTAGAAAAAGCACAAGAGTATGTAGCT includes the following:
- a CDS encoding GDP-L-fucose synthase codes for the protein MNVNDKIYIAGHRGMVGSAILRALKDKGYTNFLLRTSTELDLRNQQEVADFFAKEKPDYVFLAAAKVGGIIANNTYRADFIYENLMIQNNVIHQAYLNGVKKLMFLGSSCIYPKLAPQPLKEEYLLTGILEPTNEPYAIAKIAGIKMCDAYRNQYGCNFISVMPTNLYGPNDNYDLTNSHVLPAMLRKFIMAKRNGDASVTIWGTGSPKREFLHADDLAEACLFLMKNYNESGLVNIGIGDDISILDLAYLVKKTVGFEGEILTDPTKPDGTPRKLMDVSKLNGLGWKAKITLEEGIQKVYEEIKNQDWR
- a CDS encoding mannose-1-phosphate guanylyltransferase, with translation MRENNRNNYVLIMAGGVGSRFWPKSRNHFPKQFIDFLGIGKSLLQLTYERFAKICPAENIYILSNQQYLGLIQEQLTGISADNILLEPSRNNTAPCIAYASYKILKSNPEANIVVAPSDHLILKETEFLDKISQALEYTAANDALVTLGISPTRPDTGYGYINFHKEAIDGVHKVECFLEKPVLEKAQEYVASGDYLWNAGIFIWRAQSIKQAFEKYVPEIHVLFEQGNDVYNTNAEAVFIADNYPKSPNISIDYAILEKANNVYTIPADIGWSDLGTWASLHEVAEKDDFNNSVTVSQKHLSNTNNCLVQVPKGKGVVIDGLENFIIVDDANVLLIYPKEKEQEIKQVSIQMSKDYGIDFQ